The DNA window agaaaattaggttatggtttgaaaattttgttggatgaaaaagtggattattttgGGTTAAATGTAAATAtccttttgtatttaatatttataagaaataaagtAAGAAGTAATTTggtattttatatgattattcgAATGATTTGATTGACGATGGAAAAGGGTTATTGGGATCCATACCAATCAAGCTCTTATATTTACAAGTGAAGAGTATATATGGTATTTTGTTATCTTAGATTATCATGTTTTTGTGTGAATAACATGTTTTATTTAACTGATCAACAATCAGATTTATtgctttataaaatattatgcaTAGGTAAAGCTTAACATAATAGCAATCTGTTGTATCTATCCCCCTATTTGATCGTATGAGAAGTTTGCCCGTCATTGGCTATTTGCTTGATCTCATATagcatattatattaaattcgccatatttgatatttaatataattaatagtatgCACAATGGTTGCAATTGTATTTATGTAGTAACATATATCTTGTTTACACATGTCTTCCACATATATTATAGTGCTATATCATCAGAGTCTGGCTGCCCATAACACGATTGGCCATGATGAAGCTTGGTATTCTACAAATTCTTTAACCAAGCGCCCTAGGTTCTTGAGCTCAAGCAATTTGCCTATTTATCCTCAAAGGCCTGGAGAGAAGGATTGTGCTTTTTATATGCAAACCAGAACTTGTAAGTTTGGAGATAGCTGCAAATTTGATCATCCTATTTGGGTTCCAGATGGTGGAATCCCAGATTGGAAAGAGGTGAAAACTTATTTTCCACTATTATCTTGTTActaacttattatattatatacaaatgtTATACATAACTAAATAGCTTGTTTATGTTCGTGTTTCATGTTTAATTTCGCGATTTAATATCATTATCCAAATTAATATTCTATCCTTTAAAATccctatttttttatataatgccacataattttatactaactttattttttatgccttacaattatatttttattttgaggcATAACAATGACACAACATAAACTTAAGTTTaagtttcaaatatatttattctaggACTCGTTTAATAGTTGCTCCTTTTATTATGTATACAAATATTTCCTGTTAAAATCTCAATTTCATAGTACATTTGAGATCATAAACCTTTGGTTCTAGGTTCTTAGTCATATATTATGTGTggtttcttttttgtttttgggaAAAGTGTGGTTTCTAACTGAAGTTGTTTTTTGTTATCCCTTTGATTTGTGTAGTGGATTTTAGTATTTTCAATATAGTTGTCCTTTTGGAACAAACTGACAGCTAAGTCATGAAATAAGCTTATAGGGATCTTTTCAATATAACTTCTATTCACTAATTCATATTTTGGAATTTGGTAGTAGTAAAATACACTTTTCTATCACATTTATTCGAATCACTGTGTCTAGTATTGTCAATGGCCATAAGCTAATTTTGTTTAATGTCTCTTGATTCaaaagtgtattttttttttgagaagtAATGCAACAATAACTCATCTATATCCAACACTTGTGCTTGAATGATGTGTCTTTACGACATAATTTCTAGCTTTATTGTTTGCAGTTTTCAATCCAAAGTTCTATAGAATTAATATTTTCACTCAAGTATTCCCGTTAGAATTAATATCAATATCCTAATTTAAAAGGCGGCTATGGATTCATCATGTCTGAAATCATCAAAAAGTTTATCTATCTTAAGCTTCCTATTTTATTAGTTACAGAGAATAGGAACAATGTGGACACGTTTTTATGACATGTTAAGCTGTGCATGCCATGTGGGTAAATGCTCCCCTTCTCTATTTATAGTCAATGTAATGAAATACCACATATGTGCTTGTCTTTTGTGGTTGTCATGTATGTGTGAGTGTCTTTGTGTGTGAGAGTGACACCTCTAGAATGAAAGTTCTCTATTTGAAGTCTTTAACATTTTGAAAGTAAGGAGTTTCAGGGACTAACAAAGTCAAATCAATAGAGATAGTTGGTTGCtgagtaaatatattttgttccaTTACATAATTTGCTTGTTTGAAAGTTGTTTCTTCTTGGCTATTTATACTTTTACATATAAATTTGATTGTTATAAATTTCTTGTATATGCCAAAATCAAAACCCCAAAGCAATAGAAGTAACTTTAAAGTTGCTTCTAAATTGACTGAATGCTTTTGTAAACTTGGTCACTAATGCTGAATGTGAGCAATGTTTGAAGTTAGTCTAGAATTTTAATGTCGACTATGACTTTGACGTTGCTACATTGGACCCATTGGATTGTTGatagtttttcaaaaacttatGTAAGATTACATAGTTTCCTTTTTTGGGAGttattagattataaaataGGACATATTGGGAAGTAGAAGAGTACTACTACATAGTTTGAGTAGATAGGTAATATGGTATCTGCACCCCATGTGCCTGGATGGCGATGTTTATGTAGCTGATGGTCATTTGAGATTagaaatcttataattttaaaggATACACTTGTTGATGAAGAAATGACAACTTCTTTCACAGTAAGTCGGATAGTGAACGatgttgaataaaataaaacttgtgTGTTGTTGAGGTTCTTGataacatttataaatgataaacaTGCTTATTTCTAGGTATCTTATGCAATGTTGTGGCGTGGTTATCATAGATTTTGCATGGCCTATATGATAAGCTCCAGCCTTCATGTATATAGTGTTGTAGCTGACTTAAGTCTTTGGTGAGTATTCTCATCAATAAAATGCTTTTAGTATCTACACTAATTTGATGTACCAAGCTTGAGGATGAAAAGCTTGCCTTGGAAGGTTGTGAGTAAAGTCAcctgtaaaataaaaaacaatagaaAAGCCCCATATTAATATAAGTCCTCATATTTCTTTTATGAAGCCTTTATCACTGAAGATGTATATATTGGATTAAAAATGTTATGACTATGAAGTGTAATGAATATGTTTCCAAGCTCACTTTATAAGCTCATTTATGTGAGCTAACATAATACTTGTGTTTGTGAGTCAAGTCTGAATAAGCCTATAGTTAGCTCAAAAATTCTAAATCTCATAGATAAACAATTTTTGAAGGAAAAGAATTGCCAAATACATgctcaactttttttttctttcaaaatgatcaaatacACTACAAATTTTAGAGCATGATTGCACTTAAACTTTTGATAATTTGACCAACTAAACCCTGTGGTATATGACAAATTCGAAGCTTTAACGAGCTTAGCATGTCACATGTTTAATTTTCTGTTACTAAAATTATTGTTTGGTCTATTTGATccatttatttaatgttttgggggaatgtttttcataattgtttttgatttgtttttgttcGTTCATTGAAACTCTTGTACATATTTGATCCTTCTTCCATTTAGGAATTTGGGATCCTTGATTAGAGTCTCTTATTTGCAAATCTGTAGTCTTAGTATATGATCATATGGATTTCCTGACTTCAGGAATGCTGGCATGCATTCTTAATTAAGAGATGAGcaaatatttattgtattgCATGTGATCCCATGTTAGGATACCTTACTCTTATGGTTGATTAATCCAACTAAGGaattattatgtttgataattcatttattttcaaaccatatgtattttattgttaaCTAATCCTTTATATGGGTTAATAGTTAAATGTTTGGGCAGTTTcatgaatgaatgaatcaaAAAAGCTCTTAATGATAGCTGTGGAATTTTTTTCATCCCTTGCTGCAATATCTTTTTTTGGGCTGCTGTTATATTAGTGCTTACACTTTCCCTTTCACTCATAGTATGGGATGAAATGGACTTTCCGGTGCAACTTTGTTATGGTTACAACTAGTATTAGTATAGCCGAGAAGAAGAGGATGAGAAGATAGAATTAGACAGAAGTGAGATGAAGGCTGAATGGGTGAGAATAGATAGAACAAAAGATGAGGTTACAGATTGTTTCATCAAAATAGCATAATACCACTCTACCTAACCCTCAAAGGCATCTCAAAATAGCATAATACCTCAAGATGTTTTCGCAAGATTTCTACCTAGGGACTTGCATATATTGATAttctttttttccattttttatttatatgatcatTAGGTAATATCTTTTGTGTTGTGTACCTAAGGAAGGGTTTCCATTTCTTACTGTGTTCCTAATTATGAAGCAAAGGGGAAACATCCTCCAATACAACAATACATAGATTTATGTTATTGGtctgatttattttaatttcattggTTATTTAACCGGTTTTAATGCATTCTTTCTGCATCTGGTGCAGGTTCCACCAATAACTGAATCTCTTCCCGAGAGACCAGGGGAGCCAGATTGTCCAGTAAGTATACATGACAAGCTTTTTCTTTTCTGCAATTTATTtgagtatatatttatttactttttataatgAACTTGCGAAATTGTTTCAGTACTTTCTGAAGACCCAGAGATGCAAGTTCGGCTTTAGGTGCAAATTTAACCATCCAAATACATCAGCAATTTCGGTAGGTTCTTATTTTCCTTTGAAGTACTTCTGTTGATATTTTCGTACAATATCTTGCGGATGGTTTGTTCTCCCCTCCCATTTTATGAGACATTTTTTACTATCAccatctttatttaaataagcaTTTTCTCTTGTACTATATTTTTCACCACATTTGCTGCATTTTGGTCATTTAGACCTTAAACTAACTTTTCTTGAACTCCGTGCAATGGCATTTGCGTCTTGTTAAATTTGGATGAGGCAGAATAATAGACGTTAAGATCTATATTTCGCACTAAAAATGTTTTCTTCAACCAACTCTTCACAGGTTCTTCCAGAGAGCAATGCTGTTTATTCCTTACCTGAAAGGCCATCAGAGCCTCCGTGTGCAGTATGATATTTTGCTTCAATACTTTTGTCATAGCTTTGCAGTACATTTGTTAGATTGAACTTCATGTTCATTAATTTTATGATGTATACAGTTCTATATGAAGACTGGAAAGTGTAAATTTGGTGCGACCTGCAAATTCCATCACCCAAAAGATGTCCAGATACCATTTTATGTAGAAATGGACGGGGTTAATGATGTACCTGCGGGGTCGCTTCTCTCCCCAGCATTGCTTCATAATTCCAAAGGCCTTCCTGTTAGAAtggtaattatttatttatttcaaaatgttaattattttctttctagaTGCTGCTCCCCAGAATTGCCTTACAATTCCAAAGGCCTTCAATATGTGTTGATATCCTCCTTATAGATTGACAGATGCATGTATATCCTATTATATAGGCTGACTGACATATCTGCTATTTTCCTGTTTACTTACCTTCTATTGTTTGGTAGTTTGTCTGTTCTTTCCTCTTATTCTGTGACCCTGCTGTGTAAAAGTTCTTGTTAAACTTGGATCTCACAAAATTTGTTATATCTATACGGTACTACTCTTAGAACATTGTCTCAACATAGTTCACGTTTGTTGCTCATTAGTGCATATGCCAAATCTTGCCaagtaaaaaaattgtataattgATGTTAGATAGTTCAAAAGCCAAACTCAGGATTATGTACTCTTAGTCTCATGGTCTTCTTAACTAAACCCCGGATAATAATTGCTGCTATTAGTACTTATATGCATCCGCCTCAGTTTGAACACAGCATGTTTTATTGGTAAAAGTGAACCAGCAAATAAATCTTATAAGGTAACCTTTTTCTTTGAAGGCCGGTCGAGATAACATTACAGAGGGAAAAATGAGAAGTAAGAGCCCATTGCTATGAGATAATTGTATTCCTTAAACAAGACTAGGAGAACACCAGATATTCTCCATGCAAAACAGATCTTAGACAGGCAGTTTCTACCGAAGGGAACTGATAATAGTATGGTTGAGTAGGGTAGAGTgacaaaaaaaactttaaacaaTGTGAATGAGTGTGGGAAAGGCATATAAATAGATGTGGGAAAGTCTTTAATATTGATATTCAGGCTACACATATACATGAGCCCATTGCagtttcatgtttttttaatgtcatttaTGCTATATATTGCAGTCTGAGTGTAGATTAAGTCCAGAATATGCAAcataaaaaattctttaatGATCTTTTTGGTCTGAAGGTATTCcttattttgttatttcattATTAGGTTATTTGCTGCCAATTTCTTAACTTTATTCTATCCTTTTCTTCTTACAAAATCAACTCAGGTTTCACTTGCTTGGTAATTTCCTTATATGTGTTGTTTTTTTACAGGGTGAAGTTGATTGTCCATTCTACCTAAAAACTGGCAGGTAAAATGTAGTTTGAGATGAATTAAGCATAATCAGTATACCTTAATATCTGAGTTAACTGTTTTGCAAATcctcaataataatcaattggTTTCCACTTTTTGTTTTAAAAGCtcaactttttatattaaaaaaaatgtaagaagtGTTCCGAGATTACATAAGAGAAGTTGGTGGGGGGAGAGGAAAAATAACTAGTTAGATGCCAATAAGATCAAAACATTACCATCCCGTACAAACTATTAAACAACTTACTAGAAAAACAAGACAGCCAATCAGAAATATTACGAAATCCCCTGCTCTCGGGAGATGCCCTCAGCATCGATGAACATGTACTAGGGTGTATGTGTGCTGCTGTGATTAACCAGTCATTAGAAACTGGGGAATTAGCACCATTCCGTAGAATGCTTTTGTCTCGATCTCGTTTTTTTTTAAGGAGAGTCAATTGGTTTCCTCTCTTTTCACTTTTAATTTGTGAGTGTAATTTCATGCttatgttaaaattattgacctttttcctaaaaataaatagtataccTTGATATCTATTGATTTGTGTCATTACAATTCAAGTACACAACCATATGAATAGCCTACTAATAATTTAaacctaataaatattttgattccaatttggatcaaatttattcaattataaacTAAACATTATAcgaagaaaatttaaaatagtggATGGTTTTTGGTCCTACGCTCACAAGATATCTGTAACAATCTAATGTCTAAGGAATGAGACTTGAATCCCACATTGGAATTAAGGGTTCCAATGTGCGATTTAATGACCCTTGGGAGAGCCCACTCATCTAGCTTTTAAGGTGTGCCTCTCCTAGGGGTTacaataacttattaaattgacaccttttcattttcttatttgtttttattctgaAGTTTAAGTTGGTGCTTTTGTAAATTTTTGGCTGTTCATAATTCTCCTGTCTGTTTCAGTTGCAAATATGGTGCTACTTGCCGGTACAACCATCCCGACAGAGGCAAGTCATATCACTTTTATTCTACAAGGGCATCCTTCTAATTCCTTTATGCTTTTAAACTTAATAGTTCAGAAAATTCtgttgaaataatatttagCCGTTACCCACTTCTTTATGGGCGGTTACTAGTGCAGCTATCAGTCATTCTGCAATAAGTCCTGCTTTTACAGCTTCTCATGCGGCACATTTCAACCTTGGAGTTGTTAATCCAGCTGCCTCTATTCTGCAAACAATTGATCCCAGGCTGACACAAACAATGGTAAGATTGGAATTATTCCGTTctattattttgatggatttcttCTTCTATTATATGCAAAGTACTGTACATGgtaatttgtttgtaattctTACACGGAGTAGTTACATGGTTGAAAATGTCCATTTTGATAGGAAAACAGTATTTATCATATAAGAAGGGTCATACAATGATATAATTATGAAGTGATTGTTATTGACTATACCATAACCGATACTGCATTATCCATCCTGTATAAACACTCATAATTAACATAAGGCCGTATTTTTCTGGTGATATGTAAGTTTTGCATCACTGTTACAAATACTATGCAATAACTAGAAACGGTTGGGATAACAAATGGTAGAAGAGATTAGAAAGGAATGACCTAAGCCCTTATATGGAGAGCTTGAAGACAACCCTCGATATCTGAATATGAAATAGATGGGAATATAAAATTTGCCTTTCAGCTACAATTTCAACAtaataatctaacctaactaTTCTCTACATTTTATATTAACTCTATTTAGTGGGCCTTGTAGAATATAAATAACTCAGGACATActacaaataatatatacacattttcttgtcgtaatatataaatatcccACTAATGAGTGTAGCTCACATGGTGAGAGTCTTGATCAAGGTTGAGTTCTTAAGTTCAATTCCTAGTGAAAGCAATTTACATGAAGTGAGAGTCATGGTGGTGGGATGATGTACTAGTTCTCCATGGATAAAAACCTCGGTCTAAAATTAAAAGATCGGAAGACAACAAAAACAACCATTCATGTAAAGATCCACTAGAAAAGAATAAGAACTATAACTGAATAGTAACAATTGATGCAATCATTATGAGAGCTGATGAGAAATTAATGGAAATCCTGGAAAAGATATTAGCTTTGTGTGTTAACATGGtttgttttttctctttatgATGTTTCTCTTTTGTTGTACTTGAGTTTGTATTAATTCATTTGTACCACATGCAATGTTCTAAATGGCGGTAGGCGGTGGCGGGGCGGTAAGTGACTGCCTCGGGTGCCTAGGCGGCGCCTAAGCGGTTGAAATATTTTCactatataagtataaataaatttaattaccaTTTTATCAAAAGTCCaaattaatattcataatatatctaacatagtaacatttaacaaaaataagactATAAGCATACTTAATCTTCTAAATCATCTATATATGCACCATCAACTACATTCATAATTCTCTCATCATCGGACTCAAAATCAACATTTTCTTCATGTTCCTCATCTGATGTATCTAAATTTTGGCTTTTGATCTAACATGATCGGGTTTGTGTGGAATTGATTTGAACATACTCGTAATACCTCTAGAAATATGTTAGGAAGGTAAAAagtcttttttattaaatttatatatatatatatatattttaatattagaaattaattaattaaaaataataaataattaaataattaactgaTTGCCTCATGTATAGGCGGGGTGGTGTAGGACCGTCTCCCGCCTAGGCGGCCGCTTAGACCTCCATTTAGAACACTGACCACATGTATGAGATCTTCATGTAAATGTGGAATAATGAAATTCTTAGATACTGTAAATAAAACATGCAATCAACTTtggttaacacgtttttatatTCACTAATTTACTAAtctatttaaagtttatatttatttatataatttttaagtccATTGCTATGCATGTTGAAAGTCCATTGTTTTgcaattttaagattttagcGCTTTTTGTTATGCCTTAAACATGTACTTTTGATTTTTGCAGCTTGGACTCACTCCCACCACCATCTATCCCCAGCGGCCTGGACAGTTAGAATGTGATGTATGTTTTTCTGTTCAACACTGTATTTCCTTCTTATTATGGTAGAAAAATTCTCCTATGATTATTATGAGATTATTAAAGACTGTGTAACCCTTATTATTGGGAATTTCATGATTGGTCGTAATTCCATCTTTAACAATTTCTTTTCTGTAGTTCTACATGAAAACAGGGGTGTGCAAGTTTGGAGAAAGATGCAGGTTCAATCATCCCATGGACCGAACAGCTCCTACAATTCAAGATGCAATTCAACAAAATGTCAAGATCACGCCTGCAGGCTTGCCTAGACGAgaggtatatatattatttactctGCTCGTTCAACCCCTACTTTTCATGTACAAAAAAAGTTGTCTAGTGAAAGAGAAAATCTTTATAAACAGCCAGACAAAACTAAGTGAAGtagttttgataaaataaagtaattttgaGGGTACTGTAGTAAAATTATGCAATCGAGTAATTGTTGTGATGAGAAAGGTTTCGTTTGATTCTAGAAAAGAGTCTGAGCCTGTTTGATTATGTAGGGTTATTTTAACAAAGCAAAAATTGTTTGATGTAAAAGAGGATTATTAGGGGTAAAATGGCTAAAATATCCATTttgttgaatatttaaaaatattataaagaaatagaatattttagttgattatgGGATAAAACTTGTTGTTTTATGCTGATATAGGGTTCGATTCACTGCCCTTATTATATGAAAACCGGTACATGCAAATATGGTGTGACATGCAAATTTGACCATCCCCCACCTGGAGAACTTGTCACAATGGCTACAAGTTCACAAGAAGCTTTGGCATCAGAAGATCCTTGAATTTCatggttttaatatattttttaaaattcttaattcgTGTGTGTGTGTGCTCATTCCACATAAGGAATTCAAATTCTAAGATGTGTGGAAACATGTCTTGTTGTATCCTGGAATTTTGCTTTAGATTCATTCCACAGGGCCATAAAATTGGTTTCTTTAGCCTTGAAGTATGTTTGTGTTCGATGTTGGCATTGTTACCAAATTTGTAAGCGCAGTATGTTTGTGTTCGATTCTAGTCTGAATCTTTTCTTTGGATTGGTAgaaatattattagaatttagAATATTTGAAAGTAGTAGTTTCTATTAATTGTGATTCTTATTTGGTAACATTACTAGCATTATTATTCATGTTTATTTATTGCCAAACTTTCGTAGCCTAGTTTCTGTCTTttcatattttacaatattggTGATTCCTATTATGAAACAAGCATATTTCTATTTGGTGATTGGTATAGGAAACAGCTTCagtttacatttaaaattcattattaaagTGAGTCTTAAAACATGCTTTGTAATCGAACAAAGCAGCATAGTTTCCATTTCGGTTGATTCTTATTAGGAAATTAGtctagtttttttaataagagaaatacatcatttttattttattttagtataaaacATGTATATTAGGAAAGtagttttcatattttatgaTTGATAATGGGAAACTTGTGTAGTTTGCCTTGATCGGTTTGATAATCTCattatttctttcattctctcatcaaaatgattttctaaaaatttctaTATGAGTTCATTGTATCAGAACACATGAATGATGTAGactaaaattaagttaatttatattaattaaattttgtaggttaaagtaaaataataataaattgttaacCAAAGTGACCGAGGAGCCATTCATCATTTCCCGTAGCCCGCGTCAAGGATTTGGCCCTTATTATTGGGCTTTTGCGCCAAGACCATGAAGAGAGGACAAGAAGAAAAGATGAGAATAACTTCAAAATCCAACATTGTAAGGCATGGTCAAAACTTCAGATTcttctaaaaattcaaaataagttGTAAAGCTTGATTTCAATCCAACTAAAAGCTTCATCAACTTCATAAAAATGATTCATAAAAATGATTCATAATCTTGTGTATGTTTCCAATTGTTTTGTAGTATGAATTATaccataatttaaaatttatttacttaagTTATTGTGTTTTTCAATGtcgtattattatattagttttcttataatcTCAATATAATGACTttataatagacataatctatgtaactaaaagaaattatataataatttttttccctCTATTCTAACATAGTATCGagctaaaattttatttttgagctATAAAATCTAGTATTCCCTTCCTTCATCCATGGTTATTTTAGTAATTGATGGAAGACTCCaataaagttatattaattattattattattattattattattatattttaataataattttttttttcaaataattttgttgatgtttttattatttcgGTAATCATATTTTCTGAGTTTTGTTTTCAGTTGTTATTTTATTACAGTAGTCAATttccatatttttattagtCTTAATCCAATTATATGTGTTTCTTTACtagttatttagtcaacacactgtCAATCTTTCGTTAGAATAAATTCTTTTCAAGTGTTGTTTCACCACAACATTCTATGTCCATGGGATTTTACCTTCTTCATTGGTTTCGTTTATGCAACACATTGCCATCCCATCTTTGGATGGATCTCGAGACTCACAAGTAACTTTAGAGTTCATTCAGTTGTTGTTTTACTCCAGCATTCAATGCGCATTAGATTCTACATCTTCGCTGGCTTATCAGTCAACACACTGACATCCTATAACTGAATTGAGCTCACGAGT is part of the Impatiens glandulifera chromosome 1, dImpGla2.1, whole genome shotgun sequence genome and encodes:
- the LOC124919195 gene encoding zinc finger CCCH domain-containing protein 37 isoform X1, translated to MLFNRSDALGYSSKAGALGSRVSGAGSAIGIGAAYGSPTSSHLNAHGSWAGLNVGASDIDPLTGSFKRPSDMLYHQSLAAHNTIGHDEAWYSTNSLTKRPRFLSSSNLPIYPQRPGEKDCAFYMQTRTCKFGDSCKFDHPIWVPDGGIPDWKEVPPITESLPERPGEPDCPYFLKTQRCKFGFRCKFNHPNTSAISVLPESNAVYSLPERPSEPPCAFYMKTGKCKFGATCKFHHPKDVQIPFYVEMDGVNDVPAGSLLSPALLHNSKGLPVRMGEVDCPFYLKTGSCKYGATCRYNHPDRAISHSAISPAFTASHAAHFNLGVVNPAASILQTIDPRLTQTMLGLTPTTIYPQRPGQLECDFYMKTGVCKFGERCRFNHPMDRTAPTIQDAIQQNVKITPAGLPRREGSIHCPYYMKTGTCKYGVTCKFDHPPPGELVTMATSSQEALASEDP
- the LOC124919195 gene encoding zinc finger CCCH domain-containing protein 37 isoform X3 encodes the protein MLFNRSDALGYSSKAGALGSRVSGAGSAIGIGAAYGSPTSSHLNAHGSWAGLNVGASDIDPLTGSFKRPSDMLYHQSLAAHNTIGHDEAWYSTNSLTKRPRFLSSSNLPIYPQRPGEKDCAFYMQTRTCKFGDSCKFDHPIWVPDGGIPDWKEVPPITESLPERPGEPDCPYFLKTQRCKFGFRCKFNHPNTSAISVLPESNAVYSLPERPSEPPCAFYMKTGKCKFGATCKFHHPKDVQIPFYVEMDGVNDVPAGSLLSPALLHNSKGLPVRMGEVDCPFYLKTGSCKYGATCRYNHPDRASHAAHFNLGVVNPAASILQTIDPRLTQTMLGLTPTTIYPQRPGQLECDFYMKTGVCKFGERCRFNHPMDRTAPTIQDAIQQNVKITPAGLPRREGSIHCPYYMKTGTCKYGVTCKFDHPPPGELVTMATSSQEALASEDP
- the LOC124919195 gene encoding zinc finger CCCH domain-containing protein 37 isoform X2 encodes the protein MLFNRSDALGYSSKAGALGSRVSGAGSAIGIGAAYGSPTSSHLNAHGSWAGLNVGASDIDPLTVLYHQSLAAHNTIGHDEAWYSTNSLTKRPRFLSSSNLPIYPQRPGEKDCAFYMQTRTCKFGDSCKFDHPIWVPDGGIPDWKEVPPITESLPERPGEPDCPYFLKTQRCKFGFRCKFNHPNTSAISVLPESNAVYSLPERPSEPPCAFYMKTGKCKFGATCKFHHPKDVQIPFYVEMDGVNDVPAGSLLSPALLHNSKGLPVRMGEVDCPFYLKTGSCKYGATCRYNHPDRAISHSAISPAFTASHAAHFNLGVVNPAASILQTIDPRLTQTMLGLTPTTIYPQRPGQLECDFYMKTGVCKFGERCRFNHPMDRTAPTIQDAIQQNVKITPAGLPRREGSIHCPYYMKTGTCKYGVTCKFDHPPPGELVTMATSSQEALASEDP